In Spirochaeta lutea, the genomic stretch CACCGATCGGCAACCCGGAAGAATCCTTTCGGGATCGAATTTCATTTCCCTGTGCCGCTGCAAAAAGGTCATGGTGCCATGGTTACCCTCGTCGAGCCACCGGGCATACATCTCCTCCATGGGGCCCCGCACCCCCTGGGGAATCCGGGCATCGGCAATACCGAGCAGCTGGATTCCCGCCTGATCCGCCCGAACCTCGATGGTTTCCTCGGGGCTTCCGCTCCCCCGGGCCATCAACTCACCCCCTGGACGGAGGCACCGTAGGCGCACCAGGGTAGCAGGAAGCACTCGCTGCACCGGGGTTTTCGGGCGTGGCAGAGCGCCCGGCCGTGAAGGTTCGCCGTCATGGAAAACTCGGACCAGTATGCCCTGTCAAGTTGAGCCGCAATATCCTGTTCAACCCTCTTCGGATCCTCATGCGCGGTTAATCCCAGCCGGCGTACCACTCGCCCAAAATGGGTATCAACGATAATCGCCGGCTTATCAAAGATATGGTGCAACACCACCCCCGCACTCTTCCGGCCCACCCCGGGAATCCGTACCAGCTCTTCCATGGTCTGGGGCACCCTGCCCCCGAAATCTTCCACCAGAACCTTGCTTGCCCCGATAATGTTCCGGGCCTTGCTCCGGTAGAATCCGGTAGAATGGATCAATCCCTCGACCTCCTCCTGCCGGGCACCTGCTAAGGCGTGGCTGTCGGGGTAGCGGCTAAATAAGGCTGGGGTGATTTTATTGACCTGGGCATCCGTGGTTTGGGCGGATAACACCACCGCTATCAGAAGCTCAAAGGCATTGGTATATGAAAGCAAACTCGCTCCTCCGTCGTACCGAGCAGCCAGTTCCCTATGTATCTGCAAAATGCTCATGGTGGAAATAGTACCCGAAAATCCCCATCTTCGGGAACACAGGAGACTCCCGGGACTGTTATAGTATCTAAGAAGGAGTACCCTTGACATGAATACCCATCGAACTACCCCGGGCTGGGTCACCACCCTGGGAACCATCGCTCTTCTAGCCATAACCCTCACCGGCTGTGCGTCCCGGGTTACCCTGGACCGCTGGGACCTTCCGGATACAGCACTTCGAACCGTTACCCTGGAGTTTGATCCCCCGGATGCTCACCATAACCCGAAGGGGGAAATGGGAGTAATACTCGCCATCGCAGCCAGCGTGGCTGAAACCGTCATACCCATGAACATCGACACCGAAGCCATCGAAGCTGAGGCTCGGATCGTCAATCAATCCCTTCAGGAAACCTTGACCTGGGACCTTGAGCTCCCTCTGCTTCCGCCTGTGGATTCACGGACAAGCCTGCGTATTGAATCCGGGGATGGTTCCTGGGTTCATACAACCGCCTATCGGTATGAATCCAGGCCGGAGGCCGATCTTTCGGTAGCCATCACCCTGAGCTACGAGCGTACGGGAACCGTTCCCTTCGGGGTGGATGAGGCCGCCGTGGGTATCGGGATGGTGTACCCCAAGGCCCGGCTTGACGTAACCATGACCGACCGGAGGGGAGACACCCTCTGGCGTGACCATGCAACCTACCGGAGCGACCAGGCCATCCCCTTTGGAAGCCTGTCGGTCTTCGGCGTTGAGATGGTCCGGGAGTACGATACATCTCATAGCTTTGTCTCCCTGGTCGATCAGGCCCTGTATAAACTGGTGGATCGGACCCTTCACTGGTAACCTCCGCCCTCGGTACCGCCTAGGATAAACCGAAGCGGTAGATTCGGTAGATTCACCACCTTTCAAGCATGACAGGCCCGGATAACGGGCCTTGTCCTCCTGGGCGGACCTGTCGTATTATTGGCATATGCATAAAACAAATCACAAAGCAATTGCCACCATGGGCTTTCATGTAGCCCATAATCTCGGCTCCGCCAAGGAGTTCATAGTATTCCAACCCGACACGAAAACCGTTGATCTCCTACCCCTTCCGGGTGAGGTTACCGGCGTTCTCATTCCCGGGTACCTCGCCGAACAGGGAATTTTCGAGGTCTACACTGGGGAGCTGGATGCCATGGTGCTCCAGGAATGTACCCGTCTGGGTATCCAGGTTCACCGGGGATACGACGGCGAGGCCCAGAGCCTTGTTGAAGATCTGAACTGGCAGGGCATGCAGAAAGACTCCGATGAAGACCACCACCATCAAGGCCACCGTCACGGCCACCATCACGGCCACGGCGCCTGCGGATGCGGCGGGGCCTGCGGCGGCGCATCCATCGAATCGGTTCTGGAAGCGATGAAGGGCTCACTCAAAGACTAATGGTGTGCGCGAAAGAAGGTAAAGAACACCGAATCTAGCGGCTCCATCCACGGATCGGGCTGCGGATAGGTTCGATAGTGACAAAGGTGACAACCTGTTACCCACTATCAAAGACTAAGGAGAGAAGCATGCACGGTAATCCCAATCAAGGGGAACAACAAAAGCGGATCAACGAAAATCTCGGTCAAATCAAAAATATCATCATGGTCATGAGCGGCAAAGGCGGTGTGGGAAAATCCACCGTCAGCACCAACCTGGCCTACTCCCTTGCTCTTGAAGGGTACAAGGTCGGCATTATGGATGTGGACATCCACGGCCCTAACGTACCCAAGATGCTTGGGATCGAAGACAAGCAGTTCATGGGCAGCGATGAGGCCATTGAGCCGGTGGAGGTTCTACCCGGACTTCACGCGGCCAGCATTGGGTTGGCGGGGTACAACCCGGATCAAGCATTAATCTGGCGGGGTCCCATTAAGGTCGGTCTCATCCGTCAGTTCCTCGGGGATGTGGTATGGGGACCCCTGGACTACCTCATAATTGACACCCCTCCGGGAACCGGGGATGAAACCCTCACCGTCGCCCAGCTCATCCCCATCATGGCCGGAGCGGTCATCGTCACCAGCCCCCAGGATGTCTCGATCCTGGATAGCCGAAAAAGCATCAACTTTGCCCAGAAACTGAATCTGCCCGTTCTAGGAGTGGTAGAGAACATGAGTGGGTTCGTCTGCCCCAACTGCGGCACGGTTACGGAAATCTTTAAGAGCGGGGGCGGTCAAAAAGCATCGGAAGAACTGTCAGTCCCCTTCCTCGGCAAGGTGCCCTTGGAACCCCATATTGTTGCCGCAGGAGACGCCGGACTTCCCTTCATTGCCCAAAATCCCCAGGGGCCCACCGCCGAAGCCTTCCACACAATTATCCAGGCCATCAACAGTCAGATCGACACCTTCCGAAGCGAGGGACTCTACGCCCAAGATCAACGCCAGCTCCAGGGCGTACTCGGTCCTAAAAAATCCGCTCCTACAGACTTTCGCCCGGAACGATAACTCCCGAAACCGACTTCCCCGCCCCAGGGCTGGCGTCTAGGGCGCGGGATGATCGGTTATTTTTCCCGGACCAGGATGATCCTCATCGCAGGCGATAAAAACCGCGCTGCATTCACCGCATTGCTCAATATGGTGGGTCTCTAGAAAAGCCTCCCAGTGGGGTCGTTGTTCCGGGGTGATTATACCGCTTCCCTGACAAAGGGGGCATGTATTATCAACGGCATTGAGAATAGCCTTCCGTATAAACTCCGATCGGTTGGGAAGCCGTTTGATTATATGTGCTAAGGCAGAATCGACCTTAAACGTAATAGTTTCTTGTTTTTGCTGAGACATACCTGCTCTCCTGAGTTGAGGCTCGGGTTACTAACCGGGCATCCCCTTCCCGAAACCTCACCTCTCAAGAATGCCCTTTCTAGGCAGGTTGGGTCAAGAGAAGGGACCTGCTAACATCCCGGCCGTACTGAAGCCCTGTCTGTTGACCCACTCGGTTAAGTTCTGCTATAGTTCGACGACTTTCGGGATGTTGCCTAGTGGCTAAGGCGCCTGCTTTGGGAGCAGGAGATCGGGGGTTCGAATCCCTCCATCCCGACGATTCCGCCAGCGCAAACCCAAGGCGGCAAGAAACCTGCGTCCTTAGCTCAGCTGGATAGAGCAACGGCCTTCTAAGCCGTAGGTCACACGTTCGAGTCGTGTAGGACGCGTTTTATTCCCTTTATAGTGCGCAAAGGCTTGTACCATTGCCCCCCGACAACACCACCCATGGGTGGATTTATATGTTGCTCCGCTATATCTGTTGTCGTTTACAACCTTTTGCGCACTACATATTCCTTTTCCCCAAGGATCTGCAAACCAGCTGCCGGAGCCTATAGTCGCTCAGACCGGATGCTGTTTAAGAAGCTCAGCGTAGACCCCTCCCAGGGCCAGCAACTGACCATGATTTCCCCGCTCGACTATCTTACCGTTTTGGATAACCAGAATTATATCGGCGGTACGGATGGTTGAGAGCCTATGCGCTATTACAAAACTGGTTCTGCCCCTCATCAGGGTTCTAAGTGCCTCCTGGATAACCCCTTCGGTTTCGGTATCTAAATAGGCACTCGCCTCATCCAGAATCAGAATGGCAGGGTTTCTGATGAGAGCCCGGGCGAAGGCAAGGAGCTGCTTTTGGCCAAGGGAGATGTTCCCTCCGTCCTGTCCTAGTTCGGTATCGTAGCCATTCGGGAAGGATTCGATCATATCGTGGATGCCCAGGGTACGGGCCACCCTGCTGACCTCATCATCCCCGGCTTCGGGCTTCCCGAACCGTATATTATCCGAAACAGTCCCGGAAAAAATCTGAGGCTCCTGCATCACCACCGACATTTGGGAGCGCATCTCTCCTTGAGCATAGGCCCGGACATCCCGCTGGTCTATCAGCACAGATCCTTGCTGGACATCGTAGAAACGGTTCACCAGGTTCACCATGGTGGATTTTCCGGA encodes the following:
- the nth gene encoding endonuclease III, whose product is MSILQIHRELAARYDGGASLLSYTNAFELLIAVVLSAQTTDAQVNKITPALFSRYPDSHALAGARQEEVEGLIHSTGFYRSKARNIIGASKVLVEDFGGRVPQTMEELVRIPGVGRKSAGVVLHHIFDKPAIIVDTHFGRVVRRLGLTAHEDPKRVEQDIAAQLDRAYWSEFSMTANLHGRALCHARKPRCSECFLLPWCAYGASVQGVS
- a CDS encoding NifB/NifX family molybdenum-iron cluster-binding protein, with protein sequence MHKTNHKAIATMGFHVAHNLGSAKEFIVFQPDTKTVDLLPLPGEVTGVLIPGYLAEQGIFEVYTGELDAMVLQECTRLGIQVHRGYDGEAQSLVEDLNWQGMQKDSDEDHHHQGHRHGHHHGHGACGCGGACGGASIESVLEAMKGSLKD
- a CDS encoding Mrp/NBP35 family ATP-binding protein, whose amino-acid sequence is MHGNPNQGEQQKRINENLGQIKNIIMVMSGKGGVGKSTVSTNLAYSLALEGYKVGIMDVDIHGPNVPKMLGIEDKQFMGSDEAIEPVEVLPGLHAASIGLAGYNPDQALIWRGPIKVGLIRQFLGDVVWGPLDYLIIDTPPGTGDETLTVAQLIPIMAGAVIVTSPQDVSILDSRKSINFAQKLNLPVLGVVENMSGFVCPNCGTVTEIFKSGGGQKASEELSVPFLGKVPLEPHIVAAGDAGLPFIAQNPQGPTAEAFHTIIQAINSQIDTFRSEGLYAQDQRQLQGVLGPKKSAPTDFRPER
- a CDS encoding ribbon-helix-helix domain-containing protein, whose product is MSQQKQETITFKVDSALAHIIKRLPNRSEFIRKAILNAVDNTCPLCQGSGIITPEQRPHWEAFLETHHIEQCGECSAVFIACDEDHPGPGKITDHPAP